The proteins below come from a single Rhodococcus sp. WMMA185 genomic window:
- a CDS encoding UDP-N-acetylmuramoyl-tripeptide--D-alanyl-D-alanine ligase, with product MIPMTLARIAQIVGGELHDVDDPCVEVTGTVEFDSREIADGGLFLALPGARVDGHDHSAAAIEAGAVAVLAARPVGVPAIVLPPKPGDVPSRAMALEHDADGSGAAVLGALASLARASVDGLAANGLTVVGVTGSAGKTSTKDLLAALLRPLGPVVAPPGSFNNELGHPWTALRADADTRFLVLEMSARGRGHISALADIATPKIGVVLNVGTAHLGEFGSRDAIAAAKGELVESLPSAADGGVAILNADDPLVAAMATRTSARVVLVGQSETADVRATDVTLDEKARARFTLTTPAGSVPVSLVVHGEHQVGNALAAAAVALECGADLEQIARVLGGASAVSARRMDVRDRPDGVTVINDSYNANPDSMRAAIKALVSMARTGRGQARRSWAVLGEMAELGPESVVEHDAIGRFAVRLDVSRLIVVGTGRPSRAMHQGAVMEGSWGEESILVPDIAGAVAVLEEQLQPGDLVLVKASKSIGLWEVADAVLAETTGPKGSEAEQ from the coding sequence ATGATCCCCATGACACTCGCTCGCATTGCACAGATCGTGGGCGGCGAACTGCACGACGTCGACGATCCGTGCGTCGAAGTGACCGGTACGGTCGAGTTCGATTCGCGCGAAATCGCTGACGGGGGACTGTTTCTCGCTCTGCCCGGCGCCCGCGTCGACGGCCATGACCATTCGGCCGCTGCCATCGAGGCCGGCGCGGTAGCGGTACTGGCTGCCCGTCCGGTTGGCGTGCCCGCCATCGTGCTGCCCCCCAAGCCCGGTGATGTCCCCAGCCGCGCGATGGCTCTCGAACATGACGCCGACGGATCGGGCGCTGCTGTACTGGGGGCCCTGGCGTCGCTCGCCCGCGCCTCCGTCGACGGCCTCGCCGCGAACGGGTTGACCGTCGTCGGTGTCACCGGATCCGCCGGAAAGACGTCCACCAAGGACCTGCTCGCCGCGCTCTTGCGCCCGCTGGGGCCGGTGGTTGCGCCCCCCGGATCGTTCAACAACGAACTCGGACATCCGTGGACCGCTCTACGGGCGGACGCTGACACACGATTCCTGGTCTTGGAGATGTCGGCCCGCGGTCGTGGCCATATCTCTGCGCTCGCGGACATCGCTACCCCGAAAATCGGGGTTGTCCTCAATGTCGGAACGGCGCACCTCGGAGAATTCGGCTCGCGGGACGCTATCGCCGCAGCCAAGGGCGAACTCGTGGAATCGTTGCCGTCCGCCGCCGACGGTGGTGTTGCGATCCTCAACGCCGATGACCCGCTGGTGGCGGCGATGGCGACACGCACGTCGGCGCGGGTAGTGCTGGTAGGCCAGTCGGAAACAGCGGACGTACGGGCGACCGACGTCACCCTCGACGAGAAGGCCAGGGCACGGTTCACCCTCACCACACCCGCGGGCAGCGTCCCGGTGTCGTTGGTCGTGCACGGTGAGCACCAGGTCGGCAATGCTCTCGCCGCCGCGGCCGTGGCGCTCGAGTGTGGAGCCGACCTCGAGCAGATCGCTCGTGTCCTCGGTGGTGCCTCCGCGGTATCGGCCCGCAGGATGGACGTTCGCGATCGCCCAGACGGTGTCACGGTGATCAACGATTCGTACAACGCGAATCCCGATTCGATGCGGGCCGCGATCAAGGCTCTGGTGTCGATGGCGAGGACGGGTCGCGGTCAGGCGCGTCGAAGTTGGGCTGTACTGGGCGAAATGGCCGAGCTGGGCCCGGAATCGGTGGTCGAACATGACGCGATCGGCAGATTTGCGGTCCGGTTGGACGTGAGCCGGCTGATCGTCGTCGGAACCGGCCGGCCCTCGCGCGCTATGCATCAGGGCGCGGTAATGGAGGGTTCGTGGGGTGAGGAGTCGATCCTCGTCCCCGACATTGCCGGGGCAGTCGCAGTGCTCGAAGAACAGTTGCAACCGGGCGACCTGGTTTTGGTCAAGGCGTCGAAGTCCATCGGGTTGTGGGAGGTCGCGGACGCGGTGCTGGCAGAAACTACGGGGCCGAAGGGTTCGGAGGCCGAGCAGTGA